TATTAGGAGACGATTATGTAAACATGACTTTGGACAATATTAAAAAAGGAAATCCGGTGGCAGTTTACAAATCAGGATCAAACTGGGGAAGCTTTATTGGTATTACAATAAATAATCTTGTAGTAGGTGCAAAATGCTATATGTATGGAATTTTAGGCGGACTTGGAACCTTTTATATTTTTCTTCAAAATTCATTAATGCTGGGTTCATTTCAGTACTTTTTCTTTGAGCAGAATGTTTTCTGGAAAAGTGTCCGCGGTATTTGGATTCATGGCTCAATGGAAATTTTTGCTATCGTAATAGAATCTGCCGCAGGGTTTATTCTGGGAGCCTCTATCCTGTTTCCAAAGACTTTTTCGAGAATGAATTCGTTTAAAATCGGGTTTAAAAACAGTTTCAAAATATTTTTGAGTACTTTCCCATTTACCATAAGCGCCGGATTTCTGGAAGGTTTTATAACGAGATATTCTATAGACATGCCAAACTGGTTAAGCAGTTTTATTATATTATTTACATTAGGAATTATTTCATTTTATTATTTGATATACCCTTCTATTGTTTACAGAAAAATGCAAAAATTATCAGCCAAAACGAATTAATCAGAACCTGTAATGAATAGAATTTTAATTATTTTATCCTTTCTTTTTTTCTGCTGTACCGCAAACGCTCAGGACAGCCTGGCAATGCCGGATCCTCCAAAAGCTAATTTCGAAAAATTTACGGAAGACGATATTTATGTTGACTCCGACTCTATCGAAGCCAAAACTTTCACTAAAGATTATCAGAAAAAATATACCGATAAAGATTTTGTGTACGAACACAAAGCGCCTGAAAAAAGTCTTTGGCAGCGTTTCAAAGACTTGATAGCCGGTATTTTAAGAAGTTTATTTTCTTTCAACACAACCGAATCATCATTAAAGTTTGTCGATTTAATCATTAGAATTGTAATTGTCATCGTAATTGTTGTGGTAATTTATATGATTGTAAAATCAATTATCAATAAAGAAGGCCAGTGGATTTTTGGGAAAGATTCAAAAAAGAGAACCATTCATTATTCTGATATTGAAAAGAATATCCATCTTCTGGATTTTGAAAAATTAATAAAGGAAAGTCTCGAACTGGGCGAAAAACGAGTGGCAATCCGATACTATTATCTCTGGCTTTTAAAAATAATGGCCCAGAATAATTATATCGAATGGGATATCGAAAAAACCAATTCAGATTATTTATACGAAATACAACAACCATCTCACAGAGAAGAGTTTACCTATTTATCATACCTCTACAATTATATTTGGTACGGAGAATTTGAAATTGACGAAACCACCTTTGTCAAAGCAGAAAACAGATTTAAGAATGCTTTAAAAACCTTTAGCTGATGAGTAAGAATGTCAAAATATACATAGCTGTACTGGTTTTAATTTTTGCCGCAATTCTGATTTCAGATTACAATGAACCAAAACCAATAGACTGGCGTCCCACGTATTCTGTAAACGACAAAATTCCGTATGGCTTATTTGTCCTTGATAAAGAAATGGGAGGAATTCTAAAAAAACAAAAGATTGAACGAATTTCTTCTGTAACGCCTTATGAATTTTTAGATTCTAAATACGATCCGGATTCCCTTGTACAAACCTATCGCATCAAGGGTACTTTTATCAATATTTCTTTGCAGAATAATATTGACGATCAGTCGATGAAGGAAATCATGTATTTTGTATCACATGGAAACAATGCTTTTTTAAGCATGGGAGATTTCCCTAAACCTTTGTTAGACAGTTTAAAAATCGAGTACAAATCTGATTTTATCCCAACAGACAGTTCTTCTGTCTGGATGGCGAATAAAACCCTGAGTACAAAAAGATACAAATCTACCGGCGATGTGGCTGAGTATTTTAGTAAAATTGACACCCTTCAGACTACTGTTTTAGGATACCAGAGCAATCAGAAAAAGAAGAAAAACATCAATTTTATAGCCGTTCCCTTTCACGACGGATACTTTTTCCTGCATACACATCCTGTTGCTTTTACAAATTATAATTTATTGAAAAAAGACCGTTTTCAATACACCGAAAATGTATTATCGTATATCCCGGAAGGAGATATTTTCTGGTACACAAAAGTGCACAACAGCGAAGATATTTCTTTGTCTCCAATGCGATATATTTTGAGTCAGCCCGCTTTAAAATGGGCCTGGTATTTATTCCTTATCGGAATGTTTGTCTTTATACTATTCAATGCTAAAAGAAAACAGCGTATTGTTCCCATTTTGCAGCCACTGCAAAATCTGACAGTCGATTTTACCAAAACAATTGGAAACTTATATTATCAGGAAGGCGATCATACCAACATAATTGACAAGAAGATCATTTATTTCCTCGAAAAAGTAAGAACCGATTATTTAATCGATACCACAAATCTTGATGATGAATTTGTAAAAAAACTGCAGCATAAAACAGGAAAAAACGAAGCCGATATTCAGGAATTAGTATTTTTAATCAACGAACACAAAAACAGCTATCATGCCAGCATTGAATCAGATTTAATTCGGATAAACAATGCGATCGAAAAGATTTTACACTAAATAAATATAAAAACAGCATATAAACTCAATAAGAAAAACATACCCATCATGGACGATATCAATAAAACTGAAATTACAAACGAAAACGTGAATTTTGAAACCAGAATAAACCTGGGACCTCTTTTAGACCACGTTAACGCTATTAAAAAAGAAATCGAAACTGTTATTGTAGGACAGCATAAAATGGTCGATCAGCTTTTGGTTGCTATTTTATCAAATGGTCATGTTTTGTTAGAAGGTGTTCCCGGTGTTGCCAAAACCATCACGGCAAAACTTCTTGCAAAAACACTTAACATAGATTTCAGCCGAATTCAGTTTACACCGGATTTAATGCCATCGGATATTTTAGGAACTTCTATTTTTAATTTAAAAAATTCTGAATTTGAATTTAAAAAAGGTCCTATTTTCTCCAATTTGGTTCTAATTGATGAGATCAACCGTGCCCCTGCCAAAACTCAGGCCGCTCTTTTTGAGGTTATGGAAGAAAGACAAATTACAATTGACGGTTCCGGCTTTAAACTGGAAGCTCCGTTTTTGGTAATTGCCACCCAAAATCCAATCGAGCAGGAAGGAACTTACCGTTTACCGGAAGCACAATTAGACCGTTTCTTGTTCAAAATCACAATTGATTATCCCAAATTAAACGAAGAAATCCTGATCATCCAGAGAGAACATATGTTACAGGATCATGGAAAACTCGAAGCAATTAAAACAATTCTTTCTTCATCTGAAATAAATGAGTATCAAGGTCTTGTAAAACAAATCAGAGTCGAGCAAAACTTACTGGAATATATTGCCAGAATTGTAGTAAACACGCGTGAAAATGCGTTTTTATACTTAGGAGCTTCTCCTCGTGCATCGATTGCTATTTTAAATGCAGCCAAAGGTTTTGCCGCTATCCGAGGACGCGATTTCGTAACTCCAGAAGATATTAAAGAAGCTGCTATTCCGGTTCTCCAGCACCGTGTTATCGTAACTCCTGAACGTGAAATGGAGGGCATTACAAGTTCTGAAATTATTAAACAAATTATTGAAACTGTAGAAATTCCGAGATAGTTTTTTTATCTGCAAAGGGTTAATTTCGATCAGTTTATCAAAATTTAGTAGTAAAATATAAAACTAAGAAAACTTGAATTTTATAAAAAGTTTATATCTCAATAATTTCTTTTTCTATGTGCTTTTGGGCGTTATAGGATTATTTATTTGTGCCTTTATTTTTCCAAACCTCTACAATGCGGTTTGGTTTGTACTTTTGATTCTGCTTACTTTTGTAGGATTGGATATTTTAATTTTGTATGTCACCCAGACCGGAATAGAAGCTGAGAGAACTGTACCCGAAAAACTATCCAACGGAGATTTAAATCCTGTAAACATTCAAATTAAAAATCATTATACTTTTCTCGTTTCGGTTAAAATAATTGACGAAATTCCGTTTCAGTTTCAGGTACGTGATTTCAAAATTATTACAAGTATAAAAGCATCCGGTCAAAAAGAAATCGGCTACGATCTTCGCCCGACAGAAAGAGGCGAATATCATTTTGGGGCTTTAAATATTTATGCTTCTTCGCCTTTGCGATTGATTTCCCGCAGGTTTTCTTTTGGGAACAATCAAATGGTTCCCACCTATCCTTCTTATATTCAGTTAAGAAAATACGATCTTTTGGCTTTTTCAAATAATTTGTACCAATACGGAATCAAGAAAATACGCCGAATTGGTCATACAATGGAATTTGAGCAAATTAAAGAATACGTTCAGGGCGATGATCTCAGAACTTTAAACTGGAAAGCTACTGCAAAGAAAAATGCCTTAATGGTGAATCAGTTTCAGGACGAAAAATCACAATCAGTTTACATGGCTATAGATAAAGGCCGTGTGATGCAGATGCCTTTTGATGGTTTGAGTTTATTAGATTATGCTATAAATTCGACTTTGGTTTTATCAAACGTGATTCTAAAAAAACAAGATAAAGCCGGACTTTTTGCTTTTTCGAAAAAAGTCGAAAACAGAGTTTTTGCAGAACGAAGAGGTTCACAGATGCAAAAAATCCTTGAAACTTTATACAACATCAAAACCGACTTTTTCGAAAGTGATTACAGCCGATTGTATGCCGATATTAAGAAAAACATCAATCAGAGAAGCTTAATTATTCTCTACACCAATTTTGAAACAATGGACGGACTGCATCGTCAGCTGCCGTACTTAAAAGGAATTGCAAAAAGTCACTTATTGGTTGTAGTTTTTTTCCAAAATACCGAATTAAACTCCATCATCAACAGAAAAACCGATACGATTCAGGAAGTATACGATAAAGTAATTGCCGAAAAATTCATGTTTGAAAAACGTCTTATCGCCAATGAATTAAAGAAATACGGAATACATTCGGTTTTAACACAACCTGAAAACCTGACATTGGATGCCATAAATAAATATTTGGAAATTAAGTCACGCGGGATATTGTAAACCATCTAGTTATATCTATTTAAAACCAAAAAATACAAATGAAATCATTCTTTGGAATTCTTTTCCTTTTTATAACAATTACTATTACTGCACAGATTCCAAAAACCTTAACAGCAAATGATAAGGTCTACGGACTTTCGAAATTCTGGCAGGAAGTAAATTATAATTTTATTTATTTGGATAAAGTAGACCGCACAATGTGGGATAACCAATACAAAGAGCTTATTTCAATTGTTCAAAACACGAAAGATGATTATGAATATTATCGAGAACTTCAAAAGTTCTGCGCACTCTTAAAAGACGGACATACTAATGTTTATTTACCAAAAAGTATTGAACAAATGGTCAATACGTTTGGAGATTATAAAATCTTTCTTAAAAACATTGAAGGCAAAGCCATCATCATTCGAACAAACCTAAGCAAAAAGGATGAAATTCCGGTAGGAAGCGAAATTATAGAAGTTAACGGAAAACCAACTCAAAAGTTTATTGACGAAAACGTAAGTCCGTATATATCTACTTCAACAAATTATGTTCTCCAGGACCTGAGTATTTCAAATTTACTAAAAGGTTTAGATGGTGAAACATTTATAGTCAAAATAAAAAAGCCAAATAAAAAAATAATAGAACTGGCATTAACGCACAAAAAAACAGAGGAAAAAGAAGTTTTTCCTGCCGAGGCCGAAAAACAACTTTTAAATTTTAAATGGGTAAATAAAGAAACTGCCTATGTATCGTTAAATTCTTTTAGCGATGAAAAAATTGACAGCTTATTTGTATCCAAACTTCCTGAGTTATATAAAGCTAAATCATTAATAATCGATTTGCGTTCTAACGGAGGCGGAAGCACTAATGTTGGAACTGAAATACTCCAGTATTTAACAAACGACACTATTCTATACGGGTCAAAGCAAAAAAGTCGTTTTCATGTTCCGGCATATAAAGCCTGGGGGAAATTTGTCGAAGCAAAAGATACTGTAAACATTCCATGGAATAAAAAACACTATTTGTCGTATCATGATCAATTCTACTTTGATTTTGATTACAACCCAACAATAATTGAGTTAAATGCAAAAAGAATTGTGGTTCCAACCGTAATTTTGTTTGGTCATAATACAGCTTCTGCTGCAGAAGATTTTTTAATTTTGGCAGACAACCAAAAACATATGATTAAAATGGGTGAAAGATCGTATGGAAGTACAGGTCAGCCTTTTGTATTCGATCTGCCTGGAGGCGGTTATGCCAGAGTATGTACTAAAAAAGATACTTATCCGGATGGCAGAGAATTTGTAGGTTACGGCATAAAGCCGGATATAGAGGTTGTTCCTACTTTAAAAGACTATATGAACAATCGAGATACAGCGCTTGAAGAAGCAATTAAATATTTAAAGAAAAGATAACCTGATCTCTTTTTCTTTTTAATACTTTTCTGATTATAATTGCTTTCAAATCTCTTATTAAAAAAGACAACAAATGAAAAAAATATTTTTATCAGCATTTGTGTTAATGAGCTTTTTAACTTCTGCTCAAAAAACAGAAAACATCATCATTATTACCACTGACGGACTTCGCTGGCAGGAAGTTTTTAAAGGCGTTGATTCGGAAATTGCCAATGATAAAAAATTCAATCAGGACGACGAAAGTTATATCCGTAAGAAATATAAAGGTTCAGACTCACGCCAAAAAATAATGCCTTTTTTCTGGTCTGAAATTGCTTTGAAAGGACAAATTTACGGTAATCGCGAATTGGGCAGCAAAGTAGACGTTTCAAATCCGTATTGGTTCAGTTATCCCGGATACAGCGAAATTTTTACCGGAAATGTCGATCGTAAGATAAACTCGAATGGGTACAAACCTAATCCGAATATCAATGTTCTGGAGTTTTTAAATAAACAGCCGGAACTTCAGGGCAAAATCGCCGCTTTTGGCGCCTGGAATGCCTTTGACCGAATTTTAAATGAAGAAAGAGCCGGATTTCCTGTAATTTCTGCTTTTGATAAAGTAGGCGGCAATGCTCCAACAGCTGCTCAAAATTTGTTAAACGAGATGCGCGACAATTCGTTTAAACCGTTTCATGAAGATGAATGCCTAGATGTTTTTACCCATTATCAGGCAATGGACGAACTGAAAAACAAAAAGCCTAAAGTATTGTTTATCGGGTATGGAGAAACAGATGAATGGGCGCATCACAGTCATTACAGATCGTATCTCGATGCTGCAAATCAGGTTGATAAATGGATTAAAGAAATCTGGACTTTTGTGCAAAACGATCCTCAGTACAAAAACAAAACTACAATTTTCATTACGACCGACCACGGACGCGGCGATAAAACAAAAACACAATGGACAGATCACGGCGCTGATGTTCCCGGTGCCTCAGAAATCTGGTTTGCCGCAATGGGTCCCGAAATCGCAGCAAAAGGTGAAATCAAAACAGATTCGCAATTCTACCAAAAACAATTTGCACAAACAATTGCCAAATTTTTAGGCTATAATTTCACAACAGACCATCCTGTTGCTGATGAAGTTAAAGAAGTTTTTACGAAATAGTTTTTTTGCCGCCAATTCACGAATTATTTAGTTTGTAATTAATATAAAATTCGTGAATTTGCGGCAGATCTACACTTTTTTATAAATGAAAAAATTATATAAAGAAATTATATGGATAATTGCATTATTACTAATAAGTTATAGTATTTGGAATCCTCAAATAATCCTGGATTTAGATTTACCAGATTCTACTATCGATATCAACATTCATGATGCTTATTTTGTAATTGCCTCAACTAACATTTTAATTCTAATAATTGGAGTTGTTTTCTATTTTAGTTACCTTCTAAGGATCATTTTCACTAAATTTAAAAGCATCTTAATAAATTGTATATTCCTTTTTGCAAATCTTTTGATGATTATTATAATGTCATTTTGTACTCAAGTAATAAAAATGATGGTGATTTTGCCTGGAACTACAATTTATCCTCCTCTTTCTTCTAAACCTATAGTTCATCAAGGTAACGGATTAGACATTTTATATTCTCGTTTTATAATCATATTAATCATTTTTATTGTCACTTTTATTTTAGTTACAGTAATAACTTTGATCAATTATAAAAGGAAGAAAAATCATAAATAATCGCTTTAATCAATATAATTCGTGAATTTGTGGTGAAGAACCTTTGTATCTTTGCAGCTTTAAAAAAACTCTGTACCTTTGACCCTTTGCAACTTTGAGTCTTTAAAAAAATGAAACAAATCACTTCCGTTCAAAATCCGTTTATCAAATCTTTGGCTTTACTTCAGGAAAAATCCAAGGCCAGAAAACAAACCGGAACATTTTTAATTGAAGGATTACGCGAAATTTCATTAGCAATAAAAGGCGGTTATGAAATCGAAACTGTCTTATTTTTACCGGAATTGGTAACCGAGACAGAAATAAACAAACTCATTCATTCTCCGTTTCAAATAATAGAAATCAATAAAGAAGTCTATCAAAAACTGGCGTATCGCGATACAACCGAAGGAATTCTGGCCGTAGCCAAAACCAAATCTCTCAAACTATCTGATTTAAAATTATCTGATAATCCGCTGATTCTCGTTGCAGAATCATTGGAAAAACCGGGAAACGTTGGTGCCGTTTTACGCACAGCCGATGCCGCTAAACTAGATGCTGTTTTAATAGCAGATCCAAAAAGCGATTTATACAATCCAAATATTGTACGTTCCAGTGTAGGCTGTTTGTTTACCAATCAAATTGCAACCGGAACTTCAGAAGAAATTATTGCGTTTTTAAAAGAAAAAAAGATCCGTTTTTATTCGGCAACACTTCAAAATTCAACTTCTTACCATACCCAAAATTTCACTACTCCAACCGCTCTTGTTGTGGGTACAGAAGCCACAGGATTATCCCAAAAATGGCGAGATGAAGCCACACAAAACATCATTATTCCCATGCAGGGCGAAATCGACAGCATGAATGTTTCTGTAGCAGCTGCGATTTTAATTTTTGAAGCAAAAAGACAAAGAGGTTTTTAATTTCAGACTGGCTGCGCCAAATTAAAATCAGCACCCTCATTTACAGATAGTATAATCAATCTAAATCTAAACCCGCAATCTAAAACATCTTTTTGCAAGTCATTGTAAATCAATGTGAAATCTGAGATCTAAAATCTAAAATTTTCATCAAATCTGAAATCTAAAATCCCCAATTCTCCCCTTGCGTATGTTCAAACTAATTCTTATTTTTAGTACTTGAACTATGCCGTTATGACAGAAATTGATATTGAAAAAGAAAATAAAGCTATTGCGCAGGAATACAAAGAATTACTACGAATCAGCTACCAGACTTTAAGCCCAGCTGACAAAAAATTAATTCGCAAAGCTTTTGATGTTGCCGTTGATGCCCACAAAGAGCAGCGACGCAAATCCGGCGAAGCATACATCTTTCATCCTATTGCAGTTGCGAAAATTGTTGCCTCAGAAATTGGTCTGGGAGCGACCTCTATTGCCGCAGCTTTATTACACGATGTTGTCGAAGACACCCCAATGACTGTTGAAGATATTGAGCGTTTGTTTAATCCAAAAGTGGCACAGCTTGTTGAGGGTTTAACGAAGATTTCATTAGTTCAAAAAGACCTGAATGCTTCGATGCAGGCAGAGAATTTCCGTAAAATGATCCTGACACTGAACGATGATGTTCGTGTAATCCTGATCAAATTAGCCGATCGTCTGCATAATATGCAGACTATGGATTCGATGGCGGAATATAAACAGACCAAAATCGCATCGGAAACACTTTATATTTATGCGCCCCTGGCCCATCGCCTTGGACTTTACAACATTAAAACCAAACTTGAAGATTTAGGTTTAAAATATACAGAACCTGCTGTTTACGAAGATATCGTAAGCAAAATCAGAGAAACCAAAGAACAACAGGATGCTTATATCAACGATATTTCGGAGGTAATAAAAAAATCCCTCGATGCAGAAAATATCGATTATATCATAAAAGGCCGTCCAAAATCTATTTATTCGATTCGCCGAAAAATGCGTGCACAGAACGTAAGTTTTGATGAAGTGTACGATAAATTCGCTTTGAGAATCGTATATAAATCAGATCCGCATGACGAAAAATTCATTGCCTGGAAAATTTATTCGATCGTAACAGATCATTACCGACCAAGCCCGAGCCGATTACGCGACTGGATTTCATCGCCAAAATCGACCGGATATGAAGCCCTTCACATTACTGTTATGGGTCCAAAAGGACGCTGGGTTGAAGTTCAGGTGCGAAGTGAACGTATGGATGAAATTGCCGAAAAAGGTTATGCAGCCCATTACAAATACAAAAACGGTGCAACCGAAGAAAGCGGTCTGGATACCTGGCTGAATCTTCTTCGTGAAGCTTTGGAAAACCCGGAAACAAACGCAGTAGATTTTGTCGAGGATTTCAAAATGAATCTGTATTCAAAAGAAATCTTTGTCTTTACACCAAAAGGAGAAATAAAATCACTGCCAAAAGGTGCAACCTCTCTGGATTTTGCTTTCAGCATTCACTCCGAAATTGGAATTAAAACCAGAGGAACACGTGTTAACGGACGCCTTGTACCTTTAAACCACGAGTTAAAAAGCGGTGATCAGGTCGAAGTTATTACATCGGCAAGTCAAAAACCAACCGTAAACTGGCTTGAATATGTTACAACATCAAGAGCAAAAAATAAAATCAAAAACGTTCTTAACGAGAACACGAAAAAAATCGCCGAAGAAGGAAAAGAATTACTTACCCGAAAACTCAAACATTTAAAAATTACACTTAACGAGCAGGTTACAAACGAACTCGTTAACTTTTTTAAATTAAAAACGAGTTTAGATTTATTCTACCGAATTGGGATTGGCGCTATCGAAAACCAGCAGTTAAAAGACTACGCGGCACAGAAAAGCAATACGTTCATCAATTTCTTTAAAAATAAAATTAAAAGAAATAAAGACACCACAGTTTCTGAAGATATTCACAAACCGGTTATCAGCAGTAATTACGATATGCTGGTTTTTGGTACGGAACATGATAAACTGGATTACAAACTTTCGCAATGCTGTAACCCAATTCCGGGTGATGATGTTTTTGGATTCGTGACTATCAACGAAGGAATTAAAGTGCATAAAAAAGATTGTCCAAACGCAATTGGAATGCAGTCCAATTATGCATACCGAATCATGAGTGCCAAATGGATCGACTCTTCTCAGGAAGAATTTAAAGCCATTATCAATATTACCGGAATGGATGTTTTAGGACTTACCAACCAGTTAACGAGAGTAATTTCGAACAATATGAGTGTAAATATCCAGAGCATTTCGCTGAGTACAGATGCCGGGATTTTCCACGGACAGGTTGCTGTAATTGTGCAAAACAATACAATTCTGAAAAAAATGATCAATGCCATTAAAAAAATTGATGGTGTAGACAAGGTTACCAGAGAATACAGGACATAATGGGTTACTAAAAAATATTTACTGATGGAAAACACATCTTTAGAAATTCCCAAAATACACTTTGATGAAAATGAAGAACTGCTGATTACTGCTTCTGAATCTTCTTCAAAAGACGATTTCGATTTTTTTCAGGGCAAATCGGTTATTCGAAACAGAAAACTAAAATCCAGATTTACCAATTGCGATGAATGGATTGAATTTCCTTCTACCCAGGAAATGTATAAAATCCTGAACGGAATTGGCAATATCGATAATTTTCTGGCCGAATTTGACGGAGAACCATTTGAAGGAATGACACTCAGATTGTTTAATCCCGTAACAAAATTATGGAGCATTTACTGGTCAGATTCAAATACCGGAATTCTGGATAAACCTGTTATTGGATCATTTACAAACAAGGTTGGACATTTTTTCTCTAAAGACAATTACAACGGTAAAGCCGTGATTCAGGTATTTCGATGGGATGCGCGGGATGAAAATAATCCTGTATGGAGTCAGGCAATGTCTGGTGACAAAGGAAAAACATGGGAATGGAACTGGTACATGTATATGACGAAATCGAATTAAAATATTTGTTAGTTTTATCATAAATTAATTTAATTATGTTAATTAAACCAATTCGGGCTTTCAGAATATTTCTTACGTAAAAGCCTGTATTTAATGCATTATTACTAATCAAATTCAAGTTTAAACGTTAAACTTTAAACCCGAAACTTTTATTCATTAAAATAAAAAATTATCTTTGCCGGATATGACACTTATTTCAACTGACAACACTAAGAATCAAGAAATTGTAAAAAATGTTTTTACACTGTATCTTGAGCAAAAAGGGCATCGCAAAACTCCTGAGCGTTATGCTATACTTCAGGAAATTTACGATAGCGAGGAGCATTTTGACATAGAAAACCTATACATCAAAATGAAAAACAAAAACTATCGTGTGAGCAGGGCTACGCTTTACAACACGATTGAGTTATTGTTAGACTGCGCTTTGGTTAGAAAACATCAATTTGGGCAAAATCAGGCTTACTACGAAAAATCATACTTTGATAAACAGCACGATCACATCATTATGACAGATTCTGGTGAGGTAATCGAATTTTGTGACCCAAGAATTCAGACCATCAAAAAGACTATAGAAGAAATTTTTGATATTGAAATCACCAATCACTCGCTTTATTTCTACGGAAACAAAAAGCAAAACTCAAATTCATAGTCTCTTTAAACAGACTTTTTTAAAAAATTAAAAAAAAGAAAATTAACTACATAATCAGTAGGACAGCTTAGATTGTCCCAACGCAAATTAAAAACAGAATGACCGTAGATTTATTACTAGGATTACAATGGGGAGATGAAGGTAAAGGAAAAATTGTTGACGTTCTTACCTCAAATTATGATATTATTGCTCGTTTTCAGGGAGGACCAAACGCAGGGCATACATTAGAATTTGACGGAATTAAGCACGTACTTAGAACTATTCCTTCTGGAATTTTCCATAAAAATTCAGTAAACATAATCGGAAACGGCGTTGTTATTGATCCTGTAGTTTTTCAAAAAGAAATCGAAGGTTTAGAAAAATTCAACCTTGATATCAAAAGCAAATTAATCATTTCAAGAAAAGCACACTTAATTTTACCAACTCACCGTTTGCTTGACGCTGCTTCTGAAGCTTCAAAAGGTAAAGCAAAAATTGGTTCTACTCTTAAAGGTATTGGCCCAACTTATATGGACAAAACCGGAAGAAACGGATTAAGAGTGGGTGATATTGAATTAGAAGATTTCAAAGAGCGTTACAGAGCTTTGGCCGATAAACACGAGGCGATGATCGCTTTTCACGATGTAGCTATTCAGTACAATCTTGCTGAACTTGAAAAAGAATTCTTCGAAGCTATTGAAGAGCTTAAAAAATTAGATTTCATTGACAGTGAAGAATACATGCACCAGGCTCAAAAAGCAGGTAAATCTATTCTTTGCGAAGGAGCTCAGGGATCTTTATTAGATGTTGATTTCGGAACATATCCTTTCGTAACGTCATCAAATACTACTGCAGCCGGAGCTTGTACTGGTTTAG
This portion of the Flavobacterium gelatinilyticum genome encodes:
- a CDS encoding S41 family peptidase, with product MKSFFGILFLFITITITAQIPKTLTANDKVYGLSKFWQEVNYNFIYLDKVDRTMWDNQYKELISIVQNTKDDYEYYRELQKFCALLKDGHTNVYLPKSIEQMVNTFGDYKIFLKNIEGKAIIIRTNLSKKDEIPVGSEIIEVNGKPTQKFIDENVSPYISTSTNYVLQDLSISNLLKGLDGETFIVKIKKPNKKIIELALTHKKTEEKEVFPAEAEKQLLNFKWVNKETAYVSLNSFSDEKIDSLFVSKLPELYKAKSLIIDLRSNGGGSTNVGTEILQYLTNDTILYGSKQKSRFHVPAYKAWGKFVEAKDTVNIPWNKKHYLSYHDQFYFDFDYNPTIIELNAKRIVVPTVILFGHNTASAAEDFLILADNQKHMIKMGERSYGSTGQPFVFDLPGGGYARVCTKKDTYPDGREFVGYGIKPDIEVVPTLKDYMNNRDTALEEAIKYLKKR
- a CDS encoding AAA family ATPase encodes the protein MDDINKTEITNENVNFETRINLGPLLDHVNAIKKEIETVIVGQHKMVDQLLVAILSNGHVLLEGVPGVAKTITAKLLAKTLNIDFSRIQFTPDLMPSDILGTSIFNLKNSEFEFKKGPIFSNLVLIDEINRAPAKTQAALFEVMEERQITIDGSGFKLEAPFLVIATQNPIEQEGTYRLPEAQLDRFLFKITIDYPKLNEEILIIQREHMLQDHGKLEAIKTILSSSEINEYQGLVKQIRVEQNLLEYIARIVVNTRENAFLYLGASPRASIAILNAAKGFAAIRGRDFVTPEDIKEAAIPVLQHRVIVTPEREMEGITSSEIIKQIIETVEIPR
- a CDS encoding DUF4129 domain-containing protein, encoding MNRILIILSFLFFCCTANAQDSLAMPDPPKANFEKFTEDDIYVDSDSIEAKTFTKDYQKKYTDKDFVYEHKAPEKSLWQRFKDLIAGILRSLFSFNTTESSLKFVDLIIRIVIVIVIVVVIYMIVKSIINKEGQWIFGKDSKKRTIHYSDIEKNIHLLDFEKLIKESLELGEKRVAIRYYYLWLLKIMAQNNYIEWDIEKTNSDYLYEIQQPSHREEFTYLSYLYNYIWYGEFEIDETTFVKAENRFKNALKTFS
- a CDS encoding stage II sporulation protein M, translating into MREVAFIKQNKEKWLEFELAIFGKAKKNPDDLANLYIQLMNDLSYAQTYYPKSKTVIYLNHLASQIYQKIYKTKRTEKNRIAEFFKTEVPLLLFEYKRYLLYAFVLFFATVAMGVVSARYDHNFVRLILGDDYVNMTLDNIKKGNPVAVYKSGSNWGSFIGITINNLVVGAKCYMYGILGGLGTFYIFLQNSLMLGSFQYFFFEQNVFWKSVRGIWIHGSMEIFAIVIESAAGFILGASILFPKTFSRMNSFKIGFKNSFKIFLSTFPFTISAGFLEGFITRYSIDMPNWLSSFIILFTLGIISFYYLIYPSIVYRKMQKLSAKTN
- a CDS encoding DUF4350 domain-containing protein, translating into MSKNVKIYIAVLVLIFAAILISDYNEPKPIDWRPTYSVNDKIPYGLFVLDKEMGGILKKQKIERISSVTPYEFLDSKYDPDSLVQTYRIKGTFINISLQNNIDDQSMKEIMYFVSHGNNAFLSMGDFPKPLLDSLKIEYKSDFIPTDSSSVWMANKTLSTKRYKSTGDVAEYFSKIDTLQTTVLGYQSNQKKKKNINFIAVPFHDGYFFLHTHPVAFTNYNLLKKDRFQYTENVLSYIPEGDIFWYTKVHNSEDISLSPMRYILSQPALKWAWYLFLIGMFVFILFNAKRKQRIVPILQPLQNLTVDFTKTIGNLYYQEGDHTNIIDKKIIYFLEKVRTDYLIDTTNLDDEFVKKLQHKTGKNEADIQELVFLINEHKNSYHASIESDLIRINNAIEKILH
- a CDS encoding DUF58 domain-containing protein; the protein is MNFIKSLYLNNFFFYVLLGVIGLFICAFIFPNLYNAVWFVLLILLTFVGLDILILYVTQTGIEAERTVPEKLSNGDLNPVNIQIKNHYTFLVSVKIIDEIPFQFQVRDFKIITSIKASGQKEIGYDLRPTERGEYHFGALNIYASSPLRLISRRFSFGNNQMVPTYPSYIQLRKYDLLAFSNNLYQYGIKKIRRIGHTMEFEQIKEYVQGDDLRTLNWKATAKKNALMVNQFQDEKSQSVYMAIDKGRVMQMPFDGLSLLDYAINSTLVLSNVILKKQDKAGLFAFSKKVENRVFAERRGSQMQKILETLYNIKTDFFESDYSRLYADIKKNINQRSLIILYTNFETMDGLHRQLPYLKGIAKSHLLVVVFFQNTELNSIINRKTDTIQEVYDKVIAEKFMFEKRLIANELKKYGIHSVLTQPENLTLDAINKYLEIKSRGIL